The following proteins are encoded in a genomic region of Debaryomyces hansenii CBS767 chromosome G complete sequence:
- a CDS encoding DEHA2G18282p (highly similar to ca|CA5148|CaTFG1 Candida albicans CaTFG1 RNA pol.II transcription initiation factor TFIIF), whose amino-acid sequence MSHSPVKKEVVVKKEEADGSSSPAMSSSNGKSSSDQGWQDIPLKCCTKEDIKDIRYHIMKFQSKQNVDIIENFTKPVRLHRKDPRNIQFHLTRAEVDKRKREEEEAKIEKEKQKQESIEAAEKEAIANGEDPKNINRDEVDMSQVAPDGGARKSKKSLFKRKTRQINLMDDQKRKLRYEEYYPWVVEDYDGKNVFVGNYEAGSSDTQQVLFVFDKDGFKMVPAEKVYKFTQRNKYATLTLEEAEAKMEKNSSVPRWLMRHMEDNSGLEGATADQRFRHNVGSSRDGSTSASSNNRGRLRTVLGGSTSNERDSDHDDLDFDEEFADDEEAPIMDGDEEENKLSEQKIKKEMLKAAHFDGQSDAEVDDDDLDDLFETEKSRKVDKEGKKLRKVLNKTEGGVYDSDDDDKLNPYLSKSDLESDDESDDDAAIKKEDEDRLLDNIDSDKPAQRSFTAQNIGDGFVLVRAPPSFLSGFPNGDWNPNGRKRPAVANNDPSKKAKFDDGKTKLKVSIKKENGSPSPSLPGSPINATSDVDLTSGGPDNVLVTVKEVLDIVKDNPLTTKELLFGLKNRVNAHKDNKLRIISIVKQNLRLVDGKLVLKDE is encoded by the coding sequence ATGAGCCATCTGCCTGTAAAGAAAGAGGTGGTCGTtaagaaggaagaagcAGATGGGAGCTCTTCGCCAGCAATGTCGTCATCAAATGGTAAAAGTTCATCGGACCAAGGATGGCAAGACATCCCATTAAAATGTTGTACAAAAGAGGATATCAAAGACATTCGATACCACATAATGAAGTTTCAGTCTAAACAAAACGTGGATATCATTGAAAACTTCACGAAGCCGGTGAGGTTACATAGAAAGGATCCAAGAAATAtccaatttcatttgaCAAGAGCGGAAGTAGATAAACGGAagagagaagaagaagaagcgaaaattgagaaagaaaagcaaaAGCAGGAGTCAATTGAAGCTGCTGAAAAGGAAGCAATAGCGAATGGAGAAGATCCTAAGAATATCAACAGAGATGAGGTAGATATGTCTCAGGTGGCACCAGATGGAGGAGCTAGAAAGCTGAAAAAGAGCTTGTTCAAAAGAAAGACCAGGCAAATAAATCTAATGGATGATCAGAAAAGAAAACTAAGatatgaagaatattacCCGTGGGTTGTAGAAGATTACGATGGAAAAAACGTCTTTGTCGGGAACTATGAGGCGGGCTCGTCGGATACACAACAAGTGCTATTTGTTTTTGATAAGGATGGGTTTAAAATGGTGCCAGCAGAGAAGGTTTATAAGTTTACGCAAAGAAATAAGTACGCAACCTTGACACTAGAAGAGGCTGAAGCCaaaatggaaaaaaattcttctGTTCCAAGGTGGTTAATGAGACATATGGAAGATAACTCCGGGTTAGAAGGTGCCACAGCAGATCAAAGATTTAGACATAATGTAGGTTCTTCAAGAGATGGTAGTACTCTGGCCTCGTCTAATAATAGGGGAAGATTAAGAACCGTTTTGGGGGGTTCAACTTCAAACGAACGAGATTCTGATCATGATGATCTTGATTTCGACGAGGAGTTTGCTGATGATGAGGAAGCTCCAATAATGGATggtgatgaagaagagaacAAATTGTCTGAACAAAAGATTAAAAAGGAAATGTTAAAAGCAGCCCATTTTGATGGTCAATCTGATGCAGAAgtcgatgatgatgacttAGATGACTTGTTTGAAACGGAGAAGTCTAGAAAGGTTGATAAAGAAGGTAAAAAGTTGCGTAAGGTGTTGAATAAAACAGAGGGTGGTGTATATGAtagtgatgatgatgataagtTAAACCCATACTTATCAAAGTCTGATTTAGAAAGTGACGATGAAAGTGACGATGATGCGGCTATTAAGAAGGAAGATGAGGATAGGTTACTAGATAATATAGATTCTGATAAGCCGGCGCAAAGATCATTTACTGCGCAAAATATTGGAGACGGATTTGTTCTTGTTAGAGCGCCTCCTTCATTCTTAAGTGGATTCCCAAATGGTGATTGGAACCCAAATGGTCGCAAAAGGCCAGCAGTGGCTAATAATGACCCTAGCAAGAAGGCAAAGTTTGATGATGGCAAGACGAAACTAAAGGTATCTatcaaaaaagaaaacGGCAGTCCATCACCTTCATTACCTGGAAGTCCTATAAACGCAACGCTGGATGTGGATTTAACATCAGGAGGGCCTGATAATGTTTTAGTTACTGTGAAGGAAGTCTTAGATATTGTCAAGGATAATCCATTAACGACTaaggaattattattcgGTTTAAAGAATAGAGTTAATGCTCAtaaagataataaattaaggATTATTAGTATTGTTAAGCAGAATTTGAGGTTAGTTGACGGAAAATTAGTCTTGAAGGATGAATAA
- a CDS encoding DEHA2G18304p (highly similar to uniprot|P48362 Saccharomyces cerevisiae YGR187C HGH1 Protein of unknown function) has translation MPSELEELVSFLHSPQPAVIQIALDNLVGYSQGAHQQVFSYDNYEAIKDLKKLAQAEGKTTVSQSVTILANLCDDLTMRNLIVEDEEFLKVLVSAVINTKNSNADLMCILLTNLAKNDSITKVFDFDISHNEEQQKIFKSTKAMDCLMDCFVKGFDRSLNKYADYDYLAYFFADISRFLQGREYFITEQSYDEVVPISKLLVFTEKYDSKIRREGVASTIKNSLFDSKPHMKLLTDEKINILPYILLPLAGPEELDEDDMFNLPDELQLLPSDKKRDPVNALICIHLESLLLLCTTREAREYLREKSVYPLIREMHKVMENEEEVVDLCDRLVQMLMRDESNDAANQDQEESSDDEDDEDDKVVEIL, from the coding sequence ATGCCTTCAGagttagaagaattagtaTCGTTTTTACATTCACCCCAACCAGCGGTAATTCAAATTGCCTTGGATAATTTGGTTGGCTATTCACAAGGTGCTCATCAACAAGTTTTCAGTTACGATAATTATGAGGCTATAaaagatttaaagaaattagcACAAGCTGAAGGCAAGACCACAGTTAGCCAGTCTGTGACTATATTAGCCAACTTGTGTGATGATTTAACTATGAGAAATCTAATTgtggaagatgaagaatttttaaaagTTTTAGTTTCTGCTGTGATTAACACTAAGAACAGCAACGCTGACTTAATGTGTATTTTATTGACTAACTTAGCTAAAAATGATAGCATTACTAAAGTTTTTGACTTCGATATCAGTCACAACGAGGAACAACaaaaaatcttcaaatcaACTAAAGCAATGGATTGCTTAATGGATTGTTTCGTGAAAGGCTTTGACAGATCCTTGAATAAATACGCAGACTATGATTATTTGGCTTATTTCTTTGCTGATATTTCTAGATTTTTACAAGGTagagaatattttatcacAGAACAATCCTACGACGAAGTTGTGCCAATATCTAAGTTGTTGGTATTTACTGAGAAATATGACTCTAAGATTAGAAGAGAAGGTGTTGCATCTACTATtaagaattcattattcgACTCAAAACCAcatatgaaattattgactgatgaaaaaataaatattttgccatatatattattgcCACTTGCTGGCCCTGAAGAacttgatgaagatgatatgTTTAACTTACCTGATGAATTGCAATTATTACCATCTGATAAAAAGAGGGACCCAGTAAATGCACTTATATGTATTCATTTAGaatcattattgttattatgCACCACTAGAGAAGCAAGAGAGTATCTTAGAGAAAAATCAGTTTATCCATTAATTAGAGAAATGCATAAAGTTATGgagaatgaagaagaggTTGTTGATTTGTGTGATAGATTGGTTCAAATGTTGATGAGGGATGAGTCCAATGATGCTGCAAATCAAGATCAAGAGGAAAGTAGCgacgatgaagacgatgaagacgatAAAGTTGTTGAGATCTTATAG
- a CDS encoding DEHA2G18326p (similar to uniprot|P27614 Saccharomyces cerevisiae YJL172W CPS1 Vacuolar carboxypeptidase yscS) produces MIELTEKVLPMHKEPRDLAISRKNKWNIPLIIVGIISVLLFFSSNKSNVLSLLNPPSPDDPHNPDSLCPIVEKVDPLKYLYNNDTLQRILHDNNFKNESLKKLVDSIRIPTEVYDDMINPSSAETYEKLYELEPRWKKFEEFHTFLKKAFPEVHQKLKVETVNKFGLVYTWEGSSDKKPIMLAAHMDVVPVDPKTMNQWTYPPFDGVYDGEYLYGRGVSDCKNLLIGLLETIELLLSEDKFDPERTIILAFGYDEESSGSGAHEIYKHIEKKYGRDSIYAIIDEGTQGYETIEGRKFILPATGEKGYVDSVIDLFTPGGHSSVPPEHTSIGILAKLISDIEDEQFTSIITNANPVLNQLQCIAEHSSTVDKTLRKNILKSHLDVDANKEVLKYLSKDPATKYLVTTSQAVDMVQGGTKSNALPEHASVLVNHRIALEESVEVTTDKVLHHIKNIAERFDLGIIFNGEEIKKFTPKGYFNYSLVGSLEPAPITPINNKIWNTFGGSLRYLYEELASSDINETFIVSPFISTGNTDTKSYWNLTRNIFRYTPGISISDNIHSIDEKLIVDGHFHIIAFYYYYLQVVDKLDDDLL; encoded by the coding sequence ATGATAGAATTGACTGAAAAGGTACTTCCTATGCACAAAGAACCAAGAGATCTTGCgatttcaagaaaaaataaGTGGAACATACCATTGATTATCGTTGGTATAATTAGCgtccttcttttcttccTGTCAAATAAATCGAATGTATTAAGTTTATTAAATCCACCATCTCCAGATGATCCTCACAATCCTGATTCTTTATGTCCTATAGTAGAAAAGGTCGATccattgaaatatttatacaacAACGATACTTTGCAAAGGATATTGCATGATAACAActttaaaaatgaatcgCTTAAAAAGTTGGTCGACTCGATCAGGATCCCCACAGAAGTATATGATGATATGATTAATCCCAGTTCTGCCGAAACGTATGAAAAACTTTATGAATTGGAACCTAGATGGAAGAAGTTCGAAGAATTTCATacatttttgaagaaagcGTTTCCTGAAGTCCATCAGAAATTAAAGGTTGAAACTGTCAATAAATTTGGTCTCGTATATACATGGGAGGGTTCGTCAGATAAAAAGCCAATCATGCTTGCAGCTCATATGGACGTTGTTCCAGTAGACCCGAAAACAATGAACCAATGGACGTATCCACCGTTTGATGGTGTGTACGATGGGGAGTATTTGTACGGCCGTGGTGTATCCGATTGTAAAAACTTGTTAATAGGTTTATTAGAGACGATTGAATTACTCCTTAgtgaagataaatttgacCCTGAGAGGACTATAATTTTAGCTTTTGGTTACGACGAAGAGTCTTCTGGGTCGGGAGCTCATGAGATTTACAAGCATATAGAGAAAAAATACGGCCGTGATTCGATATATGCTATTATAGATGAAGGGACACAAGGATATGAGACTATAGAGGGAAGGAAGTTCATCTTGCCAGCGACCGGGGAAAAGGGTTATGTAGATTCTGTAATTGACCTATTCACCCCCGGAGGACATTCCTCAGTTCCACCAGAACATACACTGATTGGTATTTTAGCCAAGCTAATCTCCGATATCGAAGATGAACAATTCACGAGTATTATAACTAATGCAAATCCTGTTTTGAACCAATTGCAGTGCATTGCAGAACATTCTTCAACGGTCGACAAAACTTTAAGAAAAAACATATTGAAATCTCATCTCGACgtagatgcaaataaaGAGGTATTGAAGTACTTGTCTAAAGATCCGGCgacaaaatatttagttACCACTTCTCAGGCGGTTGACATGGTTCAGGGCGGAACCAAATCAAATGCTTTGCCAGAGCATGCATCAGTTTTAGTCAATCACCGTATAGCACTCGAAGAATCTGTGGAAGTAACTACTGATAAAGTTTTACATCATATCAAGAATATTGCAGAAAGGTTTGACTTGGGTATAATTTTTAACGGAGAggaaattaagaaatttacTCCAAAAGgttattttaattattcGTTAGTCGGTCTGCTTGAGCCTGCGCCAATAACACCTATAAATAACAAAATTTGGAACACATTTGGAGGGTCGTTGAGATATTTATATGAGGAGTTAGCATCTCTGGACATAAATGAAACATTCATAGTATCACCTTTCATTAGTACTGGTAATACGGATACGAAGTCTTATTGGAATTTAactagaaatatttttaggTATACTCCTggaatttcaatatctgataatattcattcgatagatgaaaaattaatagttGATGGTCATTTTCACATTATTGccttttattattattatttgcaagTTGTTGATAAGTTGGATGATGATTTGCTTTAG
- a CDS encoding DEHA2G18348p (similar to uniprot|P06169 Saccharomyces cerevisiae YLR044C PDC1 Major of three pyruvate decarboxylase isozymes key enzyme in alcoholic fermentation decarboxylates pyruvate to acetaldehyde): protein MSDITLGKYLFERLKQVEVSTIFGLPGDFNLTLLDKIYEVEGMRWAGNANELNAAYAADGYSRIKGLACLVTTFGVGELSAVNGVAGAYAEHVGLLHVVGVPSISSQANQLLLHHTLGNGDFTVFHRMSKNISHTTAFLSDSETAPAEIDRCIRDAYVYQRPVYLGIPANLVDVTVSSSLLEKPLDLSLKPNNAEAEEEAVELTLKLIEESKNPIILVDACASRHNCKQETKELVEITQFPVFTTPMGKGTIDEGGVGGLLEDDPSSIEKVKKKLDYGNSVSSRFGGVYVGNLSHPEVKEAVENADLILSIGSLLSDFNTGSFSYSYKTKNIVEFHSDYTKIRQATFPGVQMKEALQHLLKKVGQAALKYKPQPVPKVKLINTPASRDSKLTQEWLWTRVSSWFKEGDIIITETGTSAFGIVQSRFPNNTTGISQVLWGSIGFTVGATLGAVMAAEEIDPAKRVILFIGDGSLQLTAQEISTMIKWNTKPYLFVLNNDGYTIERLIHGENATYNDVQPWKNLDLLPLFSAEDYDAIRISTIGEAEDIFRDKEFEENTKIRMVEVMLPRMDASTNLIKQAEYSAKTNAAN, encoded by the coding sequence ATGAGCGATATTACTTTAGGAAAATATCTTTTTGAAAGACTCAAGCAAGTAGAGGTATCAACTATTTTCGGGTTGCCTGGAGACTTTAATTTGACCttattagataaaatcTATGAAGTGGAAGGTATGAGATGGGCAGGTAATGCTAACGAATTGAATGCCGCATATGCTGCTGATGGATACTCTAGAATCAAGGGCCTTGCTTGTCTTGTCACTACTTTTGGTGTCGGTGAATTGAGTGCCGTAAATGGTGTTGCAGGTGCCTACGCAGAACACGTCGGGTTATTACATGTTGTTGGTGTTCCATCTATTTCATCTCAAGCTAACCAATTGTTGCTTCATCATACTTTGGGTAATGGTGACTTTACTGTCTTCCACAGAATGTCGAAGAATATCAGTCATACCACTGCGTTCTTATCAGATTCTGAAACTGCACCGGCTGAAATTGACAGATGTATAAGAGATGCTTATGTTTATCAAAGACCGGTATATCTTGGTATACCAGCTAATTTAGTTGATGTGACTGTGTCCTCTTCCTTATTAGAAAAGCCACttgatttatcattgaAGCCAAACAATGCtgaagcagaagaagaggCGGTTGAACTTACTTTAAAATTGATCGAAGAAAGTAAGAATCCAATCATTTTGGTTGATGCTTGTGCCTCAAGACATAATTGTAAGCAAGAAACCAAGGAATTGGTCGAAATCACTCAATTTCCTGTCTTTACTACGCCAATGGGAAAAGGTACAATTGACGAAGGAGGTGTTGGTGGTTTATTAGAGGACGACCCATCCTCAATTGAAAAGGTTAAGAAGAAGTTAGACTACGGTAATTCTGTCTCGTCCAGATTTGGAGGTGTTTACGTTGGTAACTTATCTCACCCTGAAGTTAAAGAAGCCGTAGAAAATGCagatttgattttatcgATCGGTTCTTTATTATCTGATTTCAATACTGGATCCTTTTCATACAGTTATAAGACAAAAAATATAGTTGAGTTTCATTCCGATTACACCAAAATTAGACAGGCAACTTTCCCAGGTGTTCAAATGAAAGAGGCTTTGCAacatttattgaagaaagttGGACAAGCTGCTTTAAAATATAAGCCACAACCGGTTCCAAAAgtcaaattgattaatacTCCAGCTTCAAGAGACTCCAAGTTGACTCAAGAATGGTTGTGGACTAGAGTGTCATCTTGGTTTAAAGAAGgtgatattattataactGAAACTGGTACATCTGCGTTCGGTATCGTGCAGTCTAGATTTCCTAATAATACCACCGGTATTTCGCAAGTATTATGGGGTTCGATTGGTTTTACAGTTGGTGCAACTTTAGGAGCCGTTATGGCGGCGGAAGAAATTGACCCCGCCAAAAGAGTCATTTTATTCATAGGTGATGGTTCTTTACAATTGACAGCTCAGGAAATCTCAACCATGATAAAGTGGAACACGAAGCCATACTTGTTTGTTTTAAATAACGACGGCTACACTATTGAAAGATTAATTCATGGTGAAAATGCCACCTATAATGACGTTCAACCTTGGAAAAACTTGGATTTATTACCGTTATTTAGTGCTGAGGATTACGATGCTATTAGAATTTCTACCATAGGTGAAGCTGAAGATATTTTTAGAGACAAAGAGTTCGAAGAAAATACTAAGATCCGTATGGTTGAAGTCATGTTACCACGTATGGATGCCAGTACTAATTTGATCAAGCAAGCTGAATATCTGGCAAAGACAAATGCTgcaaattaa
- a CDS encoding DEHA2G18370p (similar to ca|CA5168|IPF6032 Candida albicans IPF6032 unknown function), whose translation MFEGNSYSLMSRLDSTKKAGFISNSQLELPQYNLHNNVSEEDFYKYANVENELEVPDPIYRSVSRESNGQLDIPLKQFESRSSFSYSDNSIRDDEKKYKRSSLIFLGISIVSAILILAFESYMYAIINIHKQKMDRPAKYVEISIYLSFFIFAAIYQVLLTVIGLKSKNMLLLTMLCGFYACMLIYTGIQYSEISETVGLVLERGWKRATQAMNIATIAVIGVTLVLQAYMIFVVLKKNVKWFRYKKIGADLKIKKMYTTFQIHRSLLIFNFFFFLGFTVQFIVIMINEKSSVEFILTVCVLPLTLIILFLSDVAATRESKILITVSIITYVGGCVYVLFKTIRLFTKYSSAYQIAIRPGDYFPGRSSLVTFGVITLVLLFATIAIEIILFKNYGRGLLPIVNKSYRWLPGYSRNIHNDNYMVHKNGVDLDTTEKNLGTEYNGISSQDLASNDDGSLLID comes from the coding sequence ATGTTCGAAGGTAATCTGTATTCCCTAATGAGCCGATTAGATCTGACTAAGAAGGCTGGTTTTATATCAAATTCTCAATTAGAACTCCCACAATATAATTTGCACAATAATGTTTCCGAAGAAGACTTCTATAAATATGCtaatgttgaaaatgaattggaagTTCCCGATCCAATATATAGGTCGGTATCAAGGGAATCTAATGGACAGCTTGATATACCATTAAAGCAATTCGAATCTCGgtcatcattttcatattcGGATAATAGTATCAGAGACGACGAAAAGAAGTACAAGCGGTCttcattgatatttttggGTATTTCCATAGTGTCTGCCATTCTTATTTTGGCATTTGAGCTGTATATGTATGCCATTATTAACATTCATAAGCAGAAGATGGATCGACCTGCCAAGTACGTTGAGATATCTATATATCTATCGTTTTTCATCTTCGCAGCCATATACCAAGTTTTGTTGACCGTAATAGGGCTAAAGAGCAAAAACATGTTGTTATTGACCATGTTATGTGGATTCTATGCATGCATGTTAATATATACGGGAATTCAGTACAGTGAAATTTCCGAGACCGTTGGCCTAGTGTTAGAGAGGGGGTGGAAACGGGCCACACAGGCGATGAATATAGCTACGATCGCTGTCATTGGTGTTACATTGGTTTTGCAAGCATACATGATATTTGtggtattgaagaaaaacgTTAAATGGTTTAGATATAAGAAAATTGGTGCTGACttaaaaatcaaaaaaatgTACACTACATTCCAAATTCACAGATCactattaatattcaacttctttttcttcttagGGTTTACGGTTCAGTTCATTGTGATTATGATCAATGAAAAGAGTTCGGTGGAATTCATATTGACCGTTTGTGTATTACCCTTGACTTTGATCATATTATTCCTTAGTGATGTCGCAGCTACAAGAGAGTCTAAAATACTAATAACCGTTAGTATTATAACATACGTAGGTGGGTGTGTTTATGTATTGTTCAAAACAATAAGATTATTTACTAAGTATTCTTCTGCATACCAAATAGCGATCAGGCCGGGTGACTATTTTCCTGGCAGGTCGTCTTTGGTCACATTCGGCGTTATTACCCTAGTTTTGTTATTTGCCACCATCgccattgaaattatcttATTCAAAAACTACGGTAGAGGGTTGCTTCCGATAGTAAATAAGTCTTACAGATGGTTGCCCGGGTATAGTAGGAACATTCATAATGACAACTACATGGTGCATAAAAATGGTGTTGATTTAGATACAACAGAAAAGAATTTGGGAACGGAATATAACGGAATACTGTCTCAAGATCTTGCATCGAATGACGACGGATCTCTACTTATAGATTAG
- a CDS encoding DEHA2G18392p (similar to uniprot|P24521 Saccharomyces cerevisiae YMR220W ERG8 Phosphomevalonate kinase an essential cytosolic enzyme that acts in the biosynthesis of isoprenoids and sterols including ergosterol from mevalonate), translating into MYNIFNAIKKNHELIFQSINITPMNNTARAFTAPGKAFLAGGYLVLEPIYNAYVTALSSRMHAIVKNRDSDEVPSSTITISSPQFQEGEWKYEVDNGNLVKIPTEVKQRNNPFLEATVFTVLSYIQPKEKFNLEITIFSDPGYHSQHDTTTKLSVNKTKKFLYHSKPINAVAKTGLGSSAGLVAVVTTALISAFEDGTIGNLQNVIHNCSQIAHCYAQKKIGSGFDVATAVYGSIIYRRFDPGLINELFQHGFFNSQNDEQLKQSYATALVNLVESKWEFNNTRCTLPPGIRLLMGDIKGGSETPKLVSRVLKWKSENVSQSSELYKRLNQANLDFIDALSSLHRFYTETPATYKDFLAYLQSTSVAVLESNSQQTDPKLAPFVNLIEAIKNIRSNLRDLTAYSGAEIEPQSQTILLDNCNEIKGCLGGMVPGAGGYDAICLLVIEDSINEFVDSTKQDNKFENVAWLNLHEEDDGIVEEQVNDYSGLL; encoded by the coding sequence atgtataatatatttaacgcgattaaaaaaaatcatgaattaatttttcagtcaATCAACATTACACCAATGAATAACACTGCTAGAGCATTCACTGCTCCTGGAAAAGCATTTTTGGCGGGTGGATACCTCGTATTAGAACCAATATACAATGCTTATGTGACAGCGCTTTCTTCAAGAATGCATGCGATTGTTAAAAATAGAGATTCAGATGAAGTACCATCGTCAACCATTACTATAAGCTCCCCCCAATTCCAAGAGGGTGAATGGAAATACGAAGTAGATAATGGAAATTTAGTAAAGATTCCTACAGAAGTGAAACAACGTAATAATCCGTTTTTAGAGGCTACGGTTTTTACTGTTTTGTCATATATTCAACCAAAGgaaaaattcaatcttGAAATAACCATTTTTTCAGACCCAGGCTATCATTCACAACATGACACGACGACTAAATTATCGGTCAACaagacaaagaaatttttgtACCATTCGAAACCAATTAATGCCGTGGCCAAAACTGGATTAGGTTCTTCTGCTGGGTTGGTAGCAGTAGTAACTACCGCGTTGATATCTGCTTTTGAAGACGGTACTATAGGTAACTTGCAAAATGTAATCCACAATTGCTCCCAAATAGCCCACTGCTATGCGCAGAAGAAAATTGGTTCTGGATTTGATGTTGCTACAGCAGTCTATGGGTCGATTATATATCGGAGATTCGATCCTGGCTTGataaatgaattgtttCAACACGGATTTTTTAACTCTCAAAATGATGAACAGTTGAAGCAGAGCTACGCCACTGCCTTAGTCAACTTAGTGGAGTCCAAATGGGAATTCAATAACACTAGATGTACCTTACCTCCAGGCATAAGACTATTAATGGGTGATATCAAGGGCGGGTCCGAAACACCTAAGTTGGTGTCCAGAGTGTTGAAGTGGAAGAGTGAGAATGTTCTGCAGAGCTCTGAATTATACAAACGTCTAAACCAAGCGAATCTCGACTTCATTGATGCCTTATCCAGCTTGCATCGCTTCTATACTGAAACACCAGCAACCTACAAAGATTTTCTCGCATATTTACAGTCTACAAGCGTCGCTGTACTTGAATCCAATCTGCAGCAAACCGACCCCAAATTGGCCCCATTCGTCAATTTGATCGAGGCCATCAAAAATATAAGATCAAATTTGAGAGATCTAACCGCCTACTCGGGTGCAGAAATAGAACCCCAATCCCAGACTATTCTTTTGGATAACTGTAACGAGATTAAAGGGTGTCTCGGTGGGATGGTTCCAGGTGCAGGGGGCTATGATGCTATATGCCTATTGGTCATCGAAGATTCGATCAATGAATTTGTGGATTCAACCAAACAAGACAATAAGTTCGAGAATGTCGCATGGTTGAATTTGCacgaagaagatgatggtATTGTAGAAGAGCAAGTAAATGACTATAGTGGCTTATTATAG